The Silene latifolia isolate original U9 population unplaced genomic scaffold, ASM4854445v1 chrun_scaffold_16, whole genome shotgun sequence genome includes a region encoding these proteins:
- the LOC141637272 gene encoding putative serine/threonine-protein kinase PBL18 isoform X1, protein MGCFTVLKSRKKKSDQNVHINRVLPQESTPTALPEPQTHNSALQSAPPSFRTRGKPVQLPNKPASYRTRALSAPSSFHGPDRDTSSSVEYEEKEERSPSPQPLPLPSSHGSGVLKPAGSFKSGNASGPLYASGPLPLPPSRPSGTLRNYSYEEITSACHSFSPENCTSETISSTTYKASFSDVSCSSRKVEATVTRFCTTAQGLKDFVNEAKSLASLQHPKLCKLLGYHAREGSEQRFLIYERLHHGSLDRLLYGRSSGPPIDWSRRVKVALCAAQALTFLHEEGPFQAMYNEFSAVNIQIDKDFSAKLSGYGCVGLLPEADLCNAPTASGNLSVETIEKGLLTPKSNVYSFGIVLLELLTGRKNMDSRRPKEERNLVKWSWPFLADECRLSLVMDPQLKGRFPIKAARTMADIAQRCLQKDPLERPTMRIVVENLRTILEMKYSCLFPLQEPAAVSGKKMFRSPSLQPRQTYQSISPTRMLTLPLSRGCSSLVALDELELQESRKSSSSSIYRRASVEGF, encoded by the exons ATGGGTTGTTTCACCGTTTTAAAGAGTAGAAAAAAGAAGAGTGATCAGAATGTACACATCAATCGTGTATTGCCTCAGGAGAGTACGCCGACAGCCCTTCCTGAACCCCAAACACACAACTCTGCTCTACAATCAGCTCCTCCAAGTTTTCGGACCCGGGGAAAGCCGGTTCAGCTGCCCAATAAACCGGCAAGTTATAGGACCCGTGCATTGTCGGCACCATCCAGCTTTCACGGGCCAGATCGGGATACATCGTCATCAGTAGAAtatgaagaaaaagaagaaaggtcCCCAAGCCCGCAACCTCTTCCCCTTCCTTCGTCCCATGGTTCAGGGGTTTTGAAACCTGCCGGAAGCTTTAAATCTGGGAATGCCAGTGGGCCTCTTTATGCTTCAGGCCCACTACCGCTTCCCCCTTCACGGCCGTCAGGAACACTGCGGAACTATTCTTATGAAGAAATTACATCGGCCTGTCATAGTTTCTCACCAGAAAATTGCACATCTGAGacaatttcttcaaccacttACAAAGCTTCCTTTTCAGATGTTTCTTGTAGCTCAAGAAAAGTAGAAGCCACAGTTACCCGGTTTTGTACCACAGCTCAg GGTTTGAAGGACTTTGTTAATGAAGCAAAATCTCTCGCATCTTTACAACATCCCAAGCTTTGTAAGCTGCTTGGTTACCATGCCCGTGAAGGCTCTGAGCAGAGATTCTTGATCTATGAAAGGTTACACCACGGAAGCTTAGATCGGTTATTATATGGTAGATCAAGTGGCCCTCCTATTGACTGGAGTAGAAGGGTGAAAGTAGCCTTATGTGCCGCTCAAGCTCTTACTTTCTTGCATGAAGAAGGCCCTTTCCAG GCAATGTACAATGAATTTTCTGCAGTAAATATTCAAATTGACAAGGATTTTAGTGCAAAGCTTTCAGGATATGGTTGTGTCGGCCTTCTTCCTGAAGCCGATCTCTGCAACGCTCCTACT GCATCCGGAAATCTTTCAGTGGAAACAATAGAAAAGGGATTACTCACCCCCAAAAGTAATGTTTACAGCTTCGGAATTGTTCTCCTCGAACTTCTCACGGGCCGTAAGAATATGGATAGTAGACGGCCCAAGGAGGAGCGGAACTTGGTCAAATGGAGCTGGCCATTCTTGGCCGATGAGTGCAGACTCTCCCTAGTCATGGACCCTCAACTAAAAGGCCGTTTCCCAATCAAAGCAGCTCGAACAATGGCCGACATAGCCCAGAGATGTCTCCAAAAGGACCCATTAGAAAGGCCTACCATGAGAATTGTCGTCGAGAATCTCAGGACAATACTAGAGATGAAATATTCGTGCCTGTTCCCTCTTCAAGAACCGGCAGCTGTTTCTGGGAAGAAGATGTTTAGGTCACCAAGTCTCCAGCCTCGGCAAACCTATCAGTCAATTTCCCCAACAAGGATGCTTACTTTACCCCTATCTCGTGGATGTTCTTCACTTGTGGCGTTGGATGAGCTTGAATTGCAAGAGTCCCGTAAATCTTCATCCTCGTCGATATATCGGAGAGCTAGTGTCGAAGGGTTTTGA
- the LOC141637272 gene encoding putative serine/threonine-protein kinase PBL18 isoform X2: protein MGCFTVLKSRKKKSDQNVHINRVLPQESTPTALPEPQTHNSALQSAPPSFRTRGKPVQLPNKPASYRTRALSAPSSFHGPDRDTSSSVEYEEKEERSPSPQPLPLPSSHGSGVLKPAGSFKSGNASGPLYASGPLPLPPSRPSGTLRNYSYEEITSACHSFSPENCTSETISSTTYKASFSDVSCSSRKVEATVTRFCTTAQGLKDFVNEAKSLASLQHPKLCKLLGYHAREGSEQRFLIYERLHHGSLDRLLYGRSSGPPIDWSRRVKVALCAAQALTFLHEEGPFQASGNLSVETIEKGLLTPKSNVYSFGIVLLELLTGRKNMDSRRPKEERNLVKWSWPFLADECRLSLVMDPQLKGRFPIKAARTMADIAQRCLQKDPLERPTMRIVVENLRTILEMKYSCLFPLQEPAAVSGKKMFRSPSLQPRQTYQSISPTRMLTLPLSRGCSSLVALDELELQESRKSSSSSIYRRASVEGF from the exons ATGGGTTGTTTCACCGTTTTAAAGAGTAGAAAAAAGAAGAGTGATCAGAATGTACACATCAATCGTGTATTGCCTCAGGAGAGTACGCCGACAGCCCTTCCTGAACCCCAAACACACAACTCTGCTCTACAATCAGCTCCTCCAAGTTTTCGGACCCGGGGAAAGCCGGTTCAGCTGCCCAATAAACCGGCAAGTTATAGGACCCGTGCATTGTCGGCACCATCCAGCTTTCACGGGCCAGATCGGGATACATCGTCATCAGTAGAAtatgaagaaaaagaagaaaggtcCCCAAGCCCGCAACCTCTTCCCCTTCCTTCGTCCCATGGTTCAGGGGTTTTGAAACCTGCCGGAAGCTTTAAATCTGGGAATGCCAGTGGGCCTCTTTATGCTTCAGGCCCACTACCGCTTCCCCCTTCACGGCCGTCAGGAACACTGCGGAACTATTCTTATGAAGAAATTACATCGGCCTGTCATAGTTTCTCACCAGAAAATTGCACATCTGAGacaatttcttcaaccacttACAAAGCTTCCTTTTCAGATGTTTCTTGTAGCTCAAGAAAAGTAGAAGCCACAGTTACCCGGTTTTGTACCACAGCTCAg GGTTTGAAGGACTTTGTTAATGAAGCAAAATCTCTCGCATCTTTACAACATCCCAAGCTTTGTAAGCTGCTTGGTTACCATGCCCGTGAAGGCTCTGAGCAGAGATTCTTGATCTATGAAAGGTTACACCACGGAAGCTTAGATCGGTTATTATATGGTAGATCAAGTGGCCCTCCTATTGACTGGAGTAGAAGGGTGAAAGTAGCCTTATGTGCCGCTCAAGCTCTTACTTTCTTGCATGAAGAAGGCCCTTTCCAG GCATCCGGAAATCTTTCAGTGGAAACAATAGAAAAGGGATTACTCACCCCCAAAAGTAATGTTTACAGCTTCGGAATTGTTCTCCTCGAACTTCTCACGGGCCGTAAGAATATGGATAGTAGACGGCCCAAGGAGGAGCGGAACTTGGTCAAATGGAGCTGGCCATTCTTGGCCGATGAGTGCAGACTCTCCCTAGTCATGGACCCTCAACTAAAAGGCCGTTTCCCAATCAAAGCAGCTCGAACAATGGCCGACATAGCCCAGAGATGTCTCCAAAAGGACCCATTAGAAAGGCCTACCATGAGAATTGTCGTCGAGAATCTCAGGACAATACTAGAGATGAAATATTCGTGCCTGTTCCCTCTTCAAGAACCGGCAGCTGTTTCTGGGAAGAAGATGTTTAGGTCACCAAGTCTCCAGCCTCGGCAAACCTATCAGTCAATTTCCCCAACAAGGATGCTTACTTTACCCCTATCTCGTGGATGTTCTTCACTTGTGGCGTTGGATGAGCTTGAATTGCAAGAGTCCCGTAAATCTTCATCCTCGTCGATATATCGGAGAGCTAGTGTCGAAGGGTTTTGA